One window of Microcoleus vaginatus PCC 9802 genomic DNA carries:
- a CDS encoding valine--tRNA ligase — protein sequence MTANLPPQYDPKATEAKWQKYWEDNQTFKADPEAGGEPYCVVIPPPNVTGSLHMGHAFEETLIDVLVRYHRMTGRNTLWLPGTDHASIAVQTILERQLKAEGKTRHDLGREKFLERAWEWKAESGNTITNQLRSLGVSVDWSRERFTMDEGLSAAVLEAFVRLYDEGLIYRGNYLVNWCPASQSAVSDLEVDQQEVEGHLWHFRYPLTDGSGYLEVATTRPETMLGDTGVAVNPQDDRYKHLIGKTVTLPIVNREIPIIADEFVDPTFGTGCVKVTPAHDPNDFEMGKRHNLPFINIMNKDGSLNENAGEFQGQDRFVARKNVVQRLENDGVLVKIEDYKHTVPYSERGKVAVEPLISTQWFVKIDPLSQRALEALDQSNSPVFVPDRWTKVYRDWLVKLKDWCISRQLWWGHQIPAWYAVSETQGEITDTTPFIVAKTEAEAKEKATAKFGDDVQLARDPDVLDTWFSSGLWPFSTLGWPDETKDLEFYYPTTTLVTGFDIIFFWVARMTMMAGHFTEKMPFDTVYIHGLVLDENGQKMSKSKNNGIDPLLLIGKYGTDALRYTLVKEVVGAGQNIRMEYDRKTDESKSVEASRNFTNKLWNAARFVMMNLEGQTPQQLGSPSGGGGLELCDRWILSRYYQVVQQSRNCLENYGLGEAAKGLYEFIWGDFCDWYIELVKSRLQQDAEQSSKKVAQQTFAFVLEGILKLLHPFMPHITEEIWHTLTQTGDDQCLALQAYPEANASLIDADLEQQFELLFGTIRTIRNLRADADIKPSVKVTAILQSESEKERQIISDGGVYIQDLAKVENLTVTASLDAESPLGKGGQGGSIAGVVGTVQVLIPLAGVVDLAALRAKLEKKLSKVEAEIKHTAARLTNQKFVDKATPDVVQGARDALAEAEKQAEILRDRLKLF from the coding sequence ATGACCGCAAATCTACCCCCGCAATACGACCCCAAAGCCACCGAAGCCAAATGGCAAAAATACTGGGAAGACAACCAAACCTTCAAAGCTGACCCCGAAGCCGGAGGCGAACCTTACTGCGTCGTCATCCCGCCGCCCAACGTGACCGGCAGCCTCCACATGGGACACGCTTTTGAAGAGACGCTGATTGATGTCCTCGTCCGCTATCACCGCATGACTGGACGCAATACGCTGTGGTTGCCGGGAACGGATCATGCTAGCATCGCAGTTCAAACTATTCTCGAAAGGCAACTCAAAGCAGAAGGCAAAACTCGCCACGATTTAGGCCGAGAAAAATTCTTGGAACGGGCCTGGGAGTGGAAAGCGGAATCCGGCAATACTATTACTAATCAGTTACGCAGTTTGGGCGTGTCTGTCGATTGGTCGCGTGAACGCTTTACGATGGATGAAGGCTTATCCGCTGCGGTTTTAGAAGCGTTTGTCCGGCTGTACGATGAGGGGCTGATTTATCGCGGCAATTACTTGGTGAATTGGTGTCCGGCGAGTCAGTCTGCTGTGTCGGATTTGGAGGTAGACCAGCAGGAAGTTGAAGGCCATTTGTGGCATTTCCGCTATCCTTTGACGGACGGTTCTGGTTATTTGGAGGTGGCGACGACTCGGCCGGAAACGATGTTGGGCGATACAGGGGTGGCTGTGAATCCACAGGACGATCGCTACAAGCATCTTATCGGTAAAACTGTGACTTTGCCGATCGTGAATCGCGAAATCCCAATCATTGCTGATGAGTTTGTCGATCCGACTTTCGGAACTGGTTGTGTCAAGGTGACACCCGCCCACGATCCGAATGACTTCGAGATGGGTAAGCGTCACAATTTGCCGTTTATTAACATCATGAATAAGGACGGCAGTTTAAATGAAAATGCCGGAGAGTTCCAGGGACAAGACCGATTTGTTGCCAGGAAAAATGTGGTGCAGCGGTTAGAAAATGACGGGGTTTTGGTTAAAATAGAAGATTATAAGCATACAGTTCCCTACAGCGAACGCGGCAAAGTTGCGGTCGAACCGTTGATATCTACGCAATGGTTTGTGAAGATAGACCCTCTTTCTCAACGCGCTTTAGAAGCATTAGATCAAAGTAACTCACCAGTCTTTGTTCCTGACAGATGGACAAAGGTTTATCGCGATTGGTTGGTGAAGCTAAAGGATTGGTGTATCTCCAGGCAATTGTGGTGGGGACACCAAATCCCGGCTTGGTATGCTGTTAGCGAAACCCAAGGAGAAATTACTGATACAACACCTTTTATAGTTGCGAAAACTGAAGCTGAAGCTAAGGAAAAAGCTACGGCTAAATTTGGTGATGACGTGCAGCTAGCAAGAGATCCAGACGTATTGGATACTTGGTTTTCGTCCGGGTTGTGGCCTTTCTCAACTTTGGGATGGCCGGATGAAACTAAAGATTTGGAGTTTTACTATCCTACAACTACTTTGGTTACGGGTTTTGATATCATCTTTTTCTGGGTTGCTAGAATGACGATGATGGCGGGACATTTTACTGAAAAGATGCCTTTTGATACTGTTTACATTCACGGTTTGGTATTGGATGAAAACGGTCAGAAAATGTCTAAGAGTAAAAACAACGGTATCGACCCGCTGCTGTTGATTGGCAAGTACGGGACTGATGCTTTGCGCTACACTTTGGTTAAGGAAGTGGTTGGGGCCGGTCAAAATATTCGCATGGAGTACGATCGCAAAACTGATGAATCGAAATCGGTGGAAGCTTCCCGGAATTTCACGAATAAGTTGTGGAATGCCGCTAGGTTTGTGATGATGAATTTGGAGGGACAGACGCCGCAGCAGTTGGGAAGTCCTTCTGGGGGAGGTGGTTTGGAATTGTGCGATCGCTGGATTCTGTCTCGCTATTATCAAGTTGTGCAACAAAGCCGCAATTGTTTGGAAAATTACGGTTTGGGGGAAGCGGCGAAGGGACTTTATGAGTTTATTTGGGGCGATTTCTGTGACTGGTATATTGAGTTAGTCAAGTCTCGCTTGCAACAGGATGCTGAACAAAGTTCTAAGAAAGTGGCACAGCAAACTTTTGCTTTTGTGTTGGAAGGGATTCTGAAACTGCTGCATCCTTTTATGCCACACATTACTGAGGAGATTTGGCACACTCTGACTCAAACAGGTGATGATCAATGTTTGGCTTTGCAGGCTTATCCTGAAGCAAACGCATCACTCATTGATGCTGATTTGGAACAGCAGTTTGAGTTGTTGTTCGGTACAATTCGCACTATTCGCAATTTGCGGGCAGATGCTGATATCAAACCCAGTGTGAAGGTGACGGCGATTTTGCAAAGCGAAAGCGAAAAAGAACGTCAAATCATCTCAGATGGAGGCGTTTACATTCAGGATTTGGCAAAAGTCGAAAATCTGACCGTAACTGCTAGTTTGGATGCAGAATCCCCCCTTGGTAAGGGGGGGCAAGGGGGATCAATTGCTGGGGTGGTCGGTACTGTGCAAGTATTGATTCCTCTGGCTGGGGTGGTCGATTTGGCGGCTTTGCGTGCTAAATTAGAGAAGAAGTTGAGCAAGGTGGAAGCTGAAATTAAGCATACTGCGGCGCGTTTGACTAATCAGAAGTTTGTGGATAAGGCTACTCCTGATGTGGTTCAGGGGGCGAGGGATGCTTTGGCGGAAGCCGAAAAACAGGCGGAGATTTTGCGCGATCGGCTAAAGTTGTTTTAA
- a CDS encoding FAD-dependent oxidoreductase produces MLSTFKKLASIAIIFAALKLLLNYPVFREIENYIANRDPASATLDAGNQQQKSSSPPPLPPKKSPEQKFDVVVYGDEVPGICAAIWAKKTLGAKGKVAIVRSNYGRDPLGGLLTRGGLAYIDLDKIPGWYRQPYAQCFKEFLDKANARESCLDPKMADRALRQMLSAAKVKVISNSTLTPHVVHKKIEYAEVKGSNLKIKANSFIDVTQDAELARKAGLSYYTGYESQNIKSKNETLAVSVVPRITGITMSEFRRIEDDILYNRPLVKKIKESITKSKDPASTKFWLRNFWSTIYQPYTDGYDIRSVAIGAAYHIDRNLPFSQNKGFFFDKGNVCVYNKNVLSWNGFLFKYQVHQIMKMEANGRKPTPEMIKEMSHLQHWLQKKSGKDVRVFIPDEIYIRQTLNVRDVVDPLTGKEIIKGGTVPEKSIGSFSYDFDMRGGVKNLSARIPPLPVYNFGIESALASKVKNLAIVGRSSGYVGMAVSVGRIATVNIYQGQGVGVAAALASKFGVPLNSITSAETKKTLETLTGKTTYLSGRDTSYGVDYKEVK; encoded by the coding sequence ATGCTCTCTACTTTTAAGAAATTAGCTTCAATTGCAATCATCTTTGCCGCCCTAAAACTTTTACTTAATTATCCGGTTTTCAGAGAAATAGAAAATTATATCGCAAATAGAGACCCAGCAAGTGCTACCTTAGACGCTGGAAATCAGCAGCAAAAATCCAGCAGCCCGCCTCCGTTACCTCCCAAAAAATCACCCGAGCAAAAGTTCGATGTAGTAGTATATGGTGATGAAGTACCGGGGATATGTGCGGCGATATGGGCTAAGAAAACTTTAGGCGCAAAGGGCAAAGTTGCGATCGTGCGATCGAACTACGGAAGAGATCCTTTGGGCGGCTTACTCACCCGCGGCGGTTTAGCTTACATCGATTTAGATAAAATCCCCGGTTGGTATCGCCAACCCTACGCCCAATGTTTTAAGGAATTCTTAGATAAAGCCAATGCGCGCGAATCTTGCTTAGACCCAAAAATGGCAGATCGAGCTCTCAGGCAAATGCTTTCAGCAGCAAAAGTCAAAGTTATTTCCAACTCAACTCTTACTCCCCACGTCGTCCATAAAAAAATTGAATATGCCGAAGTAAAAGGCAGCAATCTAAAAATTAAAGCCAACTCTTTTATTGACGTAACTCAAGACGCGGAATTAGCCAGAAAAGCCGGATTATCTTATTATACAGGATATGAATCTCAAAATATCAAATCAAAAAATGAAACTTTAGCAGTCTCTGTAGTTCCGAGAATTACAGGTATAACAATGTCCGAATTCCGCAGAATAGAAGATGATATTCTTTACAACAGGCCTTTAGTAAAAAAGATTAAAGAAAGCATTACAAAATCTAAAGATCCGGCCAGTACAAAATTCTGGCTGAGGAATTTCTGGAGTACGATTTATCAGCCATATACAGACGGCTACGATATCAGAAGTGTAGCCATAGGCGCAGCGTATCACATAGACAGAAATCTACCATTTAGTCAAAATAAAGGATTCTTTTTTGATAAAGGCAATGTCTGCGTTTATAACAAAAATGTGCTGTCCTGGAACGGGTTTTTGTTTAAATACCAAGTTCACCAAATCATGAAGATGGAAGCTAACGGCAGAAAACCGACTCCTGAAATGATTAAAGAAATGTCACATCTCCAACACTGGCTACAAAAGAAGTCTGGTAAAGATGTGAGAGTATTTATTCCAGACGAGATTTATATCAGGCAAACTTTGAACGTTCGCGATGTGGTAGATCCACTGACGGGGAAGGAGATTATCAAAGGAGGAACAGTACCCGAAAAGTCGATCGGCAGTTTTTCCTACGATTTCGATATGCGGGGCGGAGTCAAGAATTTATCTGCAAGAATTCCGCCGCTGCCAGTCTATAATTTCGGGATTGAAAGCGCTTTGGCTAGCAAAGTCAAGAATTTAGCCATTGTCGGGCGATCGTCTGGTTATGTGGGTATGGCTGTATCCGTCGGGCGAATTGCGACGGTGAATATTTATCAAGGACAAGGTGTGGGCGTGGCGGCTGCCTTGGCTAGCAAGTTCGGCGTACCTCTGAATTCGATTACTTCGGCTGAAACGAAAAAAACTCTGGAGACTTTAACCGGGAAAACTACGTATTTGTCGGGGAGAGATACGAGTTATGGGGTGGATTATAAGGAGGTGAAATAA
- a CDS encoding AAA family ATPase, translated as MKKVFVHPECPFSVNTFNLLTEFYENPRVDFYRIHKKDLLKYVEEPVKYILSQVEEQLPDFIKKYIDLKQESFGRIQTQHLESAVVYPYPIDYCAFNSMIPPEAPQLMLKLEYPTLTFGLKAQKTVFEFMLYNYKKNLRTDLNSLEILKGYNLPNKDEFYLDYNIAKQPDGNYYPLQITWSDIVLGINKPRKYTCIYELLESILTKLPVDSLESEKFSEASQKLAHEMIFVNDFFVGSSLDLQEIFGYSSQQIIYKVAQTFKKVFPLFLISNKNLPILISEYFSVYEKEFNPVYQLEKISKITGFQTTQLTQWIHAINRKGQTIIQGPPGTGKTFIAEKLAKHLIGGGDGFSDIIQFHPAYTYEDFIEGLRPITLNGQLTYSIVPGRFLEFCEQAEACEDTCVLIIDEINRANLSQVFGELMYLLDDRQDTARFITLASGKLFRIPTNVRIIGTMNTADRSIALVDNALRRRFAFLPVYPNYEVLREYHQREKTGFPVDKLTSILKDVNRAINNKHYELGISFFLTKTLAEDIQDIWKMEIEPYLEEYFFDNQAKMEEFLWDKIESQFSN; from the coding sequence ATGAAAAAAGTTTTTGTACATCCTGAATGCCCTTTTTCAGTAAACACATTTAACCTATTGACAGAATTTTATGAAAATCCTAGAGTTGATTTTTACAGGATACACAAAAAAGATTTGTTGAAATATGTAGAAGAGCCAGTCAAGTATATTTTAAGCCAGGTAGAAGAGCAGTTGCCGGATTTTATTAAAAAATATATAGATCTCAAGCAGGAGAGCTTTGGCCGCATTCAAACACAACATTTGGAATCCGCAGTAGTCTACCCCTACCCTATAGACTACTGCGCCTTTAACAGTATGATTCCTCCCGAAGCTCCTCAGTTAATGTTAAAATTGGAATACCCCACATTAACTTTTGGTTTGAAGGCACAAAAGACTGTGTTTGAGTTCATGCTATATAATTATAAAAAAAATCTTAGAACTGATCTTAATTCCCTCGAAATTCTTAAAGGTTATAACCTTCCCAATAAAGATGAGTTTTATTTAGACTATAACATTGCAAAACAACCCGATGGCAATTATTATCCTCTTCAGATTACTTGGAGTGATATTGTTCTTGGGATAAATAAACCTCGCAAATATACTTGTATTTATGAACTCTTAGAAAGTATTTTGACAAAGCTTCCTGTCGATTCATTAGAATCTGAAAAGTTTTCAGAAGCATCTCAAAAATTGGCACACGAAATGATTTTTGTGAATGATTTTTTTGTTGGTAGCTCGCTTGACTTACAAGAAATATTCGGATATTCTAGTCAACAAATAATTTACAAGGTAGCACAAACGTTTAAAAAAGTATTTCCCTTGTTTTTGATTAGTAATAAGAATTTACCTATTCTTATTAGTGAATATTTTTCAGTATATGAAAAGGAATTTAACCCAGTGTATCAACTAGAAAAAATTTCCAAAATTACAGGTTTTCAAACAACCCAACTAACTCAATGGATACACGCCATTAACCGCAAAGGTCAAACCATCATCCAAGGCCCACCCGGAACCGGAAAAACCTTTATAGCCGAAAAACTAGCCAAACACTTAATCGGCGGTGGTGACGGTTTCTCAGACATTATCCAATTTCACCCAGCCTACACCTACGAAGACTTTATCGAAGGCCTCCGCCCAATAACTCTAAACGGACAATTAACCTACTCAATAGTTCCCGGTAGATTCCTAGAATTCTGCGAACAAGCCGAAGCCTGTGAAGACACTTGCGTTCTCATTATTGATGAAATTAATCGCGCAAATCTTTCTCAAGTCTTTGGCGAGTTAATGTATCTCCTAGATGACCGACAAGACACAGCACGCTTTATTACACTAGCCAGCGGTAAACTATTTAGAATCCCTACAAATGTCCGCATTATCGGCACAATGAACACCGCAGACCGTTCTATTGCCTTAGTCGATAACGCACTCCGCCGCCGCTTCGCATTCCTCCCCGTCTATCCAAACTATGAAGTGCTGCGAGAGTATCACCAGAGAGAGAAAACAGGTTTCCCAGTTGATAAATTAACTAGCATTCTAAAAGATGTCAATCGCGCAATTAACAACAAACACTATGAACTAGGCATCTCCTTCTTTTTGACAAAAACCTTAGCTGAAGATATCCAAGATATTTGGAAAATGGAAATTGAGCCATACCTCGAAGAATACTTCTTTGATAATCAGGCAAAAATGGAGGAGTTTCTCTGGGATAAAATCGAATCTCAATTCAGCAATTGA
- a CDS encoding GxxExxY protein gives MGEELNELTYAVIGAAMEVHKELGPGFLEAVYENSLREELSRRGIPFEPQPTVNVIYKGVVVGEGRYDMLVANTLVVELKSVQSILPIHEAQVISYLKMTGYPLGLLINFNVRFLKEGIRRLIVS, from the coding sequence TTGGGAGAGGAGCTTAATGAGTTGACTTATGCTGTGATTGGGGCAGCAATGGAGGTTCATAAGGAGTTGGGGCCGGGGTTTTTGGAAGCGGTATATGAGAATTCGTTGCGTGAAGAACTCTCGCGCCGGGGAATTCCTTTTGAACCTCAACCTACAGTAAATGTGATTTACAAAGGTGTTGTGGTTGGGGAAGGCAGATACGATATGCTGGTTGCCAACACCCTCGTTGTTGAATTAAAGTCAGTTCAAAGTATACTTCCTATCCATGAAGCTCAAGTTATATCATATCTGAAAATGACTGGTTATCCTCTCGGTCTTCTCATCAACTTTAACGTCCGCTTTTTAAAAGAAGGAATCCGCCGCCTCATCGTCTCCTAA
- a CDS encoding phytoene synthase, which yields MLQLSKLQCMRTLASVDDSYELCRQVTASYAKNFYLGTQLMPEAKRRAIWAIYVWCRRTDELVDGPGSDATTPETLNLWEKRLESVFAGHPHDDYDVALVDTLSRFPIDILPFREMIAGQQMDLYRSRYETFEELNLYCYRVAGTVGLMSMSVMGVGESSSAANWNWHWGNRIPKEEAIALGIAKQLTNILRDVGEDARRGRIYIPLEDLALFNYTEEDLFNGVIDNRWRELMRFQIQRARKLYASAEPGIKVLSPDIRWTVWAATMLYSRILNAIERNQYDVFQKRAYVSNSQKLLCLPAAWMKSKVL from the coding sequence ATGCTGCAACTGTCAAAACTCCAGTGCATGAGAACTCTGGCTTCTGTGGATGACTCTTACGAACTGTGCCGCCAAGTCACCGCGAGTTATGCCAAAAATTTTTATTTAGGCACTCAACTCATGCCCGAAGCCAAGCGTCGGGCGATTTGGGCGATTTACGTCTGGTGCCGCCGCACCGACGAACTCGTAGACGGGCCGGGTTCTGATGCAACGACCCCTGAAACCCTCAATCTGTGGGAAAAACGGCTAGAATCTGTGTTTGCCGGCCATCCTCACGACGACTACGACGTAGCTTTGGTGGATACGCTGTCTCGTTTCCCGATCGACATTCTGCCGTTTCGAGAGATGATTGCGGGCCAGCAAATGGACTTGTACCGCAGCCGCTACGAAACTTTTGAAGAGCTCAATCTTTACTGTTATCGAGTAGCGGGTACTGTAGGGCTGATGTCGATGTCTGTCATGGGTGTAGGCGAATCGAGCTCCGCTGCTAACTGGAATTGGCATTGGGGGAATAGAATTCCCAAAGAAGAAGCGATAGCCCTGGGTATTGCCAAGCAGTTGACTAATATTCTGCGCGATGTCGGAGAAGACGCCCGCCGCGGCCGCATTTACATTCCCTTAGAAGACTTAGCCTTGTTTAACTACACCGAAGAAGATTTATTCAACGGTGTAATTGATAACCGCTGGCGGGAATTGATGCGGTTTCAAATTCAGCGAGCTCGCAAATTATACGCCAGCGCCGAACCGGGAATTAAAGTGCTGAGTCCCGATATTCGCTGGACAGTTTGGGCTGCTACTATGCTGTACAGCAGGATATTAAATGCGATCGAACGCAATCAGTACGATGTTTTCCAGAAGCGGGCTTATGTTAGCAATTCTCAAAAACTGCTGTGTCTCCCCGCCGCTTGGATGAAGTCAAAAGTGCTTTAG
- a CDS encoding SPFH domain-containing protein — protein MGLFDKIRGEFVDIIEWLDNTSDTIAYRFERHQNEIKQGAKLTVRPGQIAVFVSEGQVADVFDPGMHELSTRNLPVLSTLKGWPYGFNSPFKAEVYFFNTKIFTNLRWGTSNPVIIRDPELGPVRMRAFGTYNIKVSHPEKLLKQLISTDGLFQVDEISEQLRNTIVSAFANWVGNSRVPLLDFAANYTHMGEQVRVAIEPSIQQFGLELTQLLIENISMPPEVEAALDKRASIGLLGNMQQYTQYQAANAIEASANNPSGGNQALELGMGMAVGQQMTNMMQSPASQTPPPPPAPTQTQWYIAQNGQQVGPFGLDKLLQNGLTHQVMVWRAGFDGWKLASQVPELASLLATVPPPPPPAAA, from the coding sequence ATGGGACTCTTTGACAAGATTCGCGGCGAATTTGTCGATATCATCGAATGGTTGGACAATACCAGTGACACCATTGCCTATCGATTTGAGCGTCACCAAAACGAAATTAAACAAGGTGCTAAACTAACTGTACGACCAGGACAAATAGCAGTCTTTGTCAGCGAAGGCCAAGTTGCCGATGTCTTCGATCCGGGAATGCACGAACTCTCCACCCGCAACTTACCCGTTCTCAGCACCTTAAAAGGTTGGCCCTACGGTTTCAACTCTCCCTTTAAAGCAGAAGTCTACTTTTTTAACACCAAAATATTTACCAACCTGAGATGGGGAACCTCTAACCCTGTAATTATCCGCGATCCAGAACTCGGCCCAGTGAGAATGCGGGCTTTTGGCACATACAACATTAAAGTTTCCCATCCCGAAAAACTCTTAAAACAACTAATCAGCACTGACGGACTATTTCAAGTAGATGAAATCAGCGAACAGCTACGCAATACAATAGTCAGTGCCTTTGCCAATTGGGTTGGCAATTCCCGCGTTCCCCTGCTAGACTTTGCAGCCAACTACACGCACATGGGCGAACAGGTGCGAGTTGCCATAGAGCCAAGTATCCAGCAGTTTGGGTTAGAGTTAACTCAGCTATTAATTGAAAATATCTCGATGCCGCCTGAAGTTGAAGCAGCACTCGACAAACGAGCCTCGATCGGACTTCTGGGAAATATGCAGCAATATACCCAATATCAAGCTGCTAACGCTATAGAAGCATCAGCAAATAACCCCAGCGGCGGCAACCAAGCACTAGAATTGGGCATGGGCATGGCAGTAGGCCAACAAATGACAAATATGATGCAGTCACCAGCATCGCAAACACCGCCGCCACCTCCGGCACCAACACAAACTCAGTGGTATATTGCCCAGAACGGTCAACAAGTAGGCCCTTTTGGATTGGATAAACTTTTGCAAAATGGTTTGACGCATCAGGTAATGGTTTGGCGTGCAGGTTTTGACGGCTGGAAGTTAGCATCGCAAGTGCCGGAATTAGCATCTTTGTTAGCGACAGTGCCCCCGCCGCCCCCGCCAGCCGCCGCCTAA
- the pds gene encoding 15-cis-phytoene desaturase, translating to MRVAIAGAGLAGLSCAKYLTDAGHTPILLESRDVLGGKVAAWKDADGDWYETGLHIFFGAYPNMLQLFKELDIEDRLQWKEHSMIFNQPETPGTYSRFDFPDLPAPFNGVAAILSNNDMLTWPEKIRFGIGLIPAMLQGQNYVEAMDKYSFSDWLKKQNVPPRVEKEVFIAMSKALNFIDPHEISATILLTALNRFLQEKNGSKMAFLDGSPTERLCQPMVDYITERGGEVRLNAPIKEFLLNDDNTVRGFHIRGVKGAESEILTADIYVSAMPVDPLKLMMPKPWGEMDYFKQLEGLEGVPVINVHLWFDRKLTEIDHLLFSRSPLLSVYADMSNTCREYANPDKSMLELVLAPAKDWIGKSDEDIVAATMVELEKLFPDQIPEPAKLLKYHVVKTPRSVYKATPGRQQCRPTQTTPISNFYLTGDYTMQRYLASMEGAVLSGKLTAQAISTANNQ from the coding sequence ATGCGAGTTGCGATCGCCGGAGCAGGCTTAGCAGGACTTTCCTGCGCTAAATATCTTACCGACGCGGGCCACACCCCCATCCTCCTAGAAAGTCGGGACGTACTCGGCGGCAAAGTAGCCGCCTGGAAAGATGCAGACGGCGACTGGTATGAAACCGGCCTCCACATCTTCTTCGGTGCATACCCGAATATGCTCCAACTCTTCAAAGAACTTGACATCGAAGACCGGCTGCAATGGAAAGAGCACTCGATGATTTTCAATCAGCCGGAAACCCCCGGAACCTATTCCCGCTTTGACTTTCCCGACCTTCCGGCTCCCTTCAACGGCGTCGCAGCCATCTTGAGCAACAACGATATGCTCACCTGGCCCGAAAAAATCCGCTTCGGTATAGGTTTGATTCCGGCGATGCTTCAGGGTCAAAACTATGTCGAAGCAATGGACAAATACTCGTTTTCCGACTGGCTCAAAAAGCAAAACGTCCCTCCCAGGGTCGAGAAAGAAGTATTCATCGCCATGTCCAAGGCGCTCAACTTCATTGACCCCCACGAAATATCTGCAACCATACTGCTGACAGCCCTCAACCGCTTCTTGCAAGAGAAAAATGGCTCGAAAATGGCCTTTTTAGACGGTTCCCCCACAGAGAGGTTGTGTCAGCCGATGGTAGACTACATAACTGAGCGCGGCGGCGAAGTACGGCTGAATGCACCCATCAAAGAGTTTTTGCTCAACGATGACAACACGGTGCGCGGCTTCCACATTCGGGGAGTAAAAGGGGCAGAGTCAGAAATTCTGACGGCCGATATTTACGTTTCCGCGATGCCGGTTGACCCGCTCAAGTTGATGATGCCGAAACCTTGGGGCGAAATGGATTATTTCAAACAGCTCGAAGGCTTGGAGGGAGTACCCGTCATTAATGTACACTTGTGGTTCGATCGCAAATTAACTGAAATCGACCATTTGCTGTTCTCGCGATCGCCCCTGCTGAGCGTCTACGCCGACATGAGCAACACCTGCCGCGAATATGCCAACCCAGACAAATCCATGCTGGAACTGGTTTTAGCACCGGCCAAAGACTGGATAGGCAAATCAGACGAAGATATCGTCGCAGCCACAATGGTCGAGTTAGAAAAACTCTTTCCCGATCAAATCCCAGAACCAGCCAAACTGCTCAAATATCACGTAGTCAAAACCCCTCGTTCCGTCTACAAAGCCACTCCCGGACGCCAGCAGTGCCGTCCCACCCAAACAACTCCCATTAGCAATTTCTATCTAACGGGGGATTATACGATGCAGCGTTATCTTGCGAGTATGGAAGGTGCCGTGCTTTCTGGTAAGCTGACAGCGCAGGCTATTTCAACGGCCAATAACCAATGA
- a CDS encoding Uma2 family endonuclease has protein sequence MKFTLDVENNPTGWPDHTQLPESDGTFVKNFQEHPQSILLTDSITPVLQSIHPDANYCIGQDSGIYWRLTEPLERGAEAPDWFYVPNVPPTIDGQLRRSYVMWQEFVAPLIVLEFVSGNGAEERDRTPLLRSGQQETKPGKFWIYENVIRPAFYGIYEVNRASVEVYHLIEDRYQLVAANDRGHYPIEPLGVELGIWQGRYQNVELPWLRWWDSEGNLLLSGSERAQQEQQRADREQERAQQAEDQLEQLRAQLRSAGIEPEL, from the coding sequence ATGAAATTCACCCTAGATGTAGAAAACAACCCTACAGGCTGGCCAGACCACACTCAGCTACCCGAATCAGACGGTACTTTTGTGAAAAATTTTCAAGAACATCCCCAAAGCATTCTGCTAACCGATTCAATTACTCCCGTCCTCCAAAGCATTCATCCAGATGCTAACTATTGTATCGGTCAAGACAGCGGTATTTATTGGCGATTAACTGAGCCGCTAGAACGGGGTGCGGAAGCACCGGACTGGTTTTATGTGCCTAATGTCCCCCCAACTATTGACGGTCAATTGCGCCGTTCTTATGTGATGTGGCAAGAATTTGTAGCACCGTTAATTGTGTTAGAATTTGTATCGGGAAATGGTGCAGAAGAACGGGACAGAACGCCTTTATTGCGATCGGGTCAACAGGAAACTAAGCCGGGTAAATTCTGGATTTATGAAAATGTCATCCGTCCAGCATTTTACGGGATTTATGAAGTGAATCGAGCTAGCGTTGAAGTCTATCACCTGATCGAAGATAGGTATCAATTAGTTGCTGCAAACGATCGCGGTCATTATCCCATTGAACCGTTAGGAGTGGAATTGGGAATTTGGCAAGGAAGGTATCAAAATGTTGAGTTACCTTGGCTGCGCTGGTGGGATAGTGAAGGGAATTTGCTGTTATCGGGATCTGAAAGAGCTCAACAAGAACAGCAAAGAGCCGATCGCGAACAAGAAAGAGCTCAACAAGCAGAAGACCAATTAGAGCAATTGCGCGCTCAGTTGCGATCGGCGGGAATTGAACCAGAATTGTGA